In a single window of the Azospirillum sp. B510 genome:
- a CDS encoding SEL1-like repeat protein, translated as MSLISRLFSKPAAPMAAARPDLRKGLEAHEAGDHLAALRHWLPLAEQGDAEAQFRVGQSYIRGEGVVRNFGDAAHWLRKAAAQGHVEAQFTLGLFLANGEGAPQDNAPPVRWQRSAAQHNRAAAEANLALLFPHGLGAAPDMAEALSWYEKAAAQNHAEAIYHLGLFHTFGQGVPQDYAAAVPWFRKAAELGHATAQMKLGSLYAQGNGVAQDMAEALSWYEKSAENGNAGAQFSLGLAWEHGQGVEPDAEKAAHWYRRAAEQDHPVAQLHLGLLYASGRGVPQDYRETLKWCRLSAEKGNSSAQFNLGLLHARGLAGAADFGEAATWYRKAAVQGNVNAQVNLGLLLLKGTGGRPEVLEAVDWLRRAAAQGHFAAMLNLASLYETGQGGAVNPPQACMWYRVAASVAPESDRATLQAKVDALHNAMNAEERQKTDTLLEEWRKSLPPAAAH; from the coding sequence ATGAGTCTGATCTCCCGCCTGTTCAGCAAGCCGGCGGCGCCGATGGCCGCCGCCCGGCCGGATTTGCGCAAGGGCCTGGAGGCCCATGAGGCCGGCGACCATCTCGCCGCCTTGCGCCATTGGCTGCCGCTGGCCGAGCAGGGCGATGCCGAGGCCCAGTTCCGCGTCGGCCAATCCTATATCCGCGGCGAGGGGGTGGTCCGTAATTTCGGCGATGCCGCCCATTGGCTGCGCAAGGCCGCCGCCCAGGGGCATGTCGAGGCGCAATTCACCCTTGGCCTGTTCCTGGCCAACGGCGAGGGCGCCCCGCAGGACAACGCTCCCCCGGTCCGCTGGCAGCGCAGCGCGGCCCAGCACAATCGGGCCGCCGCCGAGGCCAACCTGGCCCTGCTGTTTCCCCATGGTCTTGGCGCGGCCCCCGACATGGCCGAGGCGCTGTCCTGGTACGAGAAGGCCGCGGCACAGAACCACGCCGAAGCGATCTACCATCTTGGCCTGTTCCACACCTTCGGCCAGGGTGTGCCGCAGGACTATGCGGCGGCGGTCCCATGGTTCCGCAAGGCGGCGGAACTGGGCCACGCCACGGCGCAGATGAAGCTCGGCTCCTTGTACGCCCAGGGCAACGGCGTGGCCCAGGACATGGCCGAGGCCCTGTCCTGGTACGAGAAATCGGCCGAGAACGGCAATGCCGGTGCGCAATTCAGCCTGGGGCTCGCCTGGGAGCATGGGCAAGGGGTGGAGCCGGATGCGGAGAAGGCCGCCCATTGGTACCGTCGCGCCGCCGAACAGGACCATCCGGTGGCCCAGCTCCATCTCGGCCTGCTCTACGCCTCCGGCCGCGGCGTGCCGCAGGACTATCGCGAAACCCTGAAATGGTGCCGGCTTTCGGCTGAGAAGGGCAATTCCAGCGCCCAGTTCAATCTGGGGTTGCTCCATGCCAGGGGGCTGGCGGGCGCGGCCGATTTCGGAGAGGCGGCCACCTGGTACCGCAAGGCCGCCGTCCAGGGCAACGTCAACGCCCAGGTCAATCTCGGCCTGCTGCTTCTCAAGGGAACCGGCGGGCGGCCGGAGGTTCTGGAAGCGGTTGACTGGCTGCGCCGGGCGGCCGCCCAGGGCCATTTCGCCGCCATGCTCAACCTCGCCTCGCTATACGAGACGGGGCAGGGTGGCGCGGTCAATCCGCCGCAGGCCTGCATGTGGTATCGGGTGGCGGCATCGGTGGCCCCGGAGAGTGACCGGGCGACGCTCCAGGCGAAGGTCGACGCCCTGCACAACGCCATGAATGCCGAGGAGCGGCAGAAGACGGACACGCTTCTCGAGGAGTGGCGCAAGAGCCTGCCGCCGGCGGCCGCGCACTGA
- a CDS encoding HlyD family type I secretion periplasmic adaptor subunit: MTTHQIGSIPLAKVPAKQSKGAAKAAPEAIISQFQRDTAAIDAAPDPLLARIVLHMLALAVVLAVVWAIVVKLDRIVVAPGKITSQEATVFVQPLDTVMIKSVNVRAGDIVKPGDILATLDPTFAQADVGQLEARLASVDAQVARLEAEYNDRPYTPADAKDRNAALQFGLWRERQAQFRAQLQSYAEKIARVKASIVKNETDRSHLAERLKVVREIEGMRSSLAASQTGSKLNMLYATNDRIDIERTLVYNENELAANQHELKSLYADQDVYVQNWKSSAIEELVKQRTESDSLREQLSKARKREDLVKLEAPTDAVVLEVSPKTSVGSMAQPGEALFKLFPLGGGLETEITIDARDLAFVQVGDTVQIKLDAYPFTDHGALEGVVETISQDAFTDRNNPQTGTQPFYRARVRLTKTELRNVPAHFRLIPGMPLKADIKVGERRVISYFLRPILRGLNESMREP; this comes from the coding sequence GTGACGACCCATCAAATCGGCTCCATCCCGCTGGCCAAGGTGCCGGCGAAACAGAGCAAGGGTGCGGCGAAGGCCGCGCCGGAAGCGATCATCAGCCAGTTCCAGCGGGACACCGCGGCGATCGACGCCGCCCCCGATCCGCTGCTGGCCCGCATCGTCCTGCATATGCTGGCGCTCGCGGTCGTCTTGGCGGTCGTCTGGGCGATCGTCGTGAAGCTGGACCGCATCGTGGTGGCGCCGGGCAAGATCACCTCGCAGGAGGCCACGGTCTTCGTCCAGCCCCTGGACACGGTGATGATCAAGTCGGTCAATGTCCGGGCCGGCGACATCGTCAAGCCGGGCGACATCCTGGCCACGCTGGATCCCACCTTCGCCCAGGCCGATGTCGGGCAGCTGGAGGCGCGGCTGGCCAGCGTCGATGCCCAGGTGGCGCGGCTGGAGGCCGAATACAACGACCGTCCCTACACTCCCGCCGACGCCAAGGACCGCAACGCGGCCCTGCAGTTCGGCCTGTGGCGGGAACGCCAGGCGCAGTTTCGGGCGCAGTTGCAGAGCTATGCCGAGAAGATCGCGCGGGTGAAGGCCTCCATCGTGAAGAACGAGACCGACCGGTCCCATCTGGCCGAGCGGCTGAAGGTGGTCCGGGAGATCGAGGGCATGCGCAGTTCGCTGGCGGCGTCGCAGACCGGCAGCAAGCTGAACATGCTGTACGCCACCAACGACCGCATCGATATCGAGCGTACCCTAGTCTACAACGAGAATGAGCTGGCGGCCAACCAGCACGAACTCAAGTCGCTCTATGCCGACCAGGATGTCTACGTCCAGAACTGGAAGAGTTCGGCGATCGAGGAGTTGGTCAAGCAGCGCACCGAAAGCGATTCGCTGCGTGAACAGCTCAGCAAGGCGCGCAAGCGCGAGGATCTGGTCAAGCTGGAGGCGCCGACCGACGCGGTGGTGCTGGAGGTGTCGCCCAAGACCTCGGTCGGCTCGATGGCCCAGCCGGGCGAGGCTCTGTTCAAGCTGTTTCCGCTGGGCGGCGGTCTTGAGACCGAGATCACCATCGACGCCCGCGACCTCGCCTTCGTCCAGGTCGGCGATACGGTGCAGATCAAGCTCGACGCCTATCCCTTCACCGATCATGGGGCCCTGGAAGGGGTGGTGGAGACGATCAGCCAGGACGCCTTCACCGACCGCAACAACCCGCAGACCGGCACCCAGCCCTTCTACCGGGCCCGGGTCCGCCTGACCAAAACCGAGCTGCGCAACGTACCTGCCCACTTCCGCCTGATCCCCGGCATGCCGCTGAAGGCGGACATCAAGGTGGGCGAGCGGCGGGTGATCTCCTACTTCCTGCGGCCGATCCTGCGCGGTCTCAACGAAAGCATGCGCGAGCCATGA